In a single window of the candidate division WOR-3 bacterium genome:
- a CDS encoding glycosyltransferase family 4 protein, translating to MVSDTYYPYVGGIPEHIFNLSRQLRIRGHTVKILTTNFSRRLFYLDSPIPDEEYVYRIGRGLLISANKSFAQIPIGWRLSDKIEKFFRKENFDIVHIHGSLAPTLPILALRHSRAINLITYHAEHPKDYKYLLAYEVLLPYQRKLQGRIAVSEPAYISNMHMYSRADCRIIPNGVDTNTFNPNVQPLPIYQDNRPKILFLGRIEPRKGLKYLLLAFRNVVKKFPNALLIIVGKGLLGYSYQQYITSEIKNNIHFVGLIPNHIKPQYYASCDVFCAPSVGRESFGIILLEAMATGKPVVASNISGYRTIIEDGVDGYLAQPKDPEDIATKIIKILEDAALRKELGTRARAKALRYSWEKVSAQVEEYYYELIARYKRNI from the coding sequence CACGACAATTAAGAATTCGAGGACATACGGTTAAAATTCTTACAACCAATTTTTCCCGACGCCTTTTTTATTTAGATAGTCCAATTCCTGACGAAGAATATGTCTATCGAATTGGCCGCGGACTTTTAATAAGTGCCAACAAGTCTTTTGCTCAAATACCGATTGGCTGGCGGCTTTCTGATAAGATCGAGAAATTTTTTCGGAAGGAAAATTTTGATATCGTCCACATTCACGGATCGCTTGCCCCCACCTTGCCAATTTTGGCGTTAAGACATTCACGGGCAATAAATTTAATTACCTACCACGCTGAGCATCCTAAGGATTATAAATATCTTTTGGCCTATGAAGTTCTTTTACCATATCAACGGAAACTGCAAGGTCGTATCGCAGTGTCTGAACCGGCATATATTTCTAATATGCATATGTATTCCCGGGCGGATTGTCGGATTATTCCTAATGGCGTCGATACCAATACATTCAATCCCAATGTTCAACCTTTACCAATATATCAGGATAACCGACCCAAAATTTTGTTTCTTGGGCGAATTGAACCTCGTAAGGGACTGAAATATCTGCTGTTGGCATTTAGAAATGTCGTAAAAAAATTTCCTAATGCATTGTTAATTATCGTCGGTAAGGGGCTTTTGGGATATTCCTATCAACAATACATTACAAGTGAGATTAAAAACAATATTCATTTTGTTGGGCTTATTCCTAATCACATTAAACCCCAATATTATGCCAGTTGCGATGTTTTTTGCGCTCCCTCGGTCGGCCGAGAAAGTTTTGGGATTATTCTTCTAGAAGCAATGGCTACCGGTAAGCCGGTCGTGGCCTCAAATATTAGCGGATATCGGACAATTATTGAAGACGGGGTTGATGGTTATCTGGCTCAACCTAAAGATCCCGAAGACATCGCGACGAAGATTATTAAGATTTTAGAGGACGCGGCATTGCGTAAAGAACTTGGTACAAGGGCTCGAGCGAAAGCACTTAGGTATTCTTGGGAAAAAGTTTCCGCACAGGTTGAGGAATATTACTATGAGTTAATTGCTCGATATAAGAGAAATATTTAA
- a CDS encoding MFS transporter, protein MSEDLLTKADGNIEVFSAYRSRNEFLSVLKIKNFMVFSLSQAVSLFGDKVDYMALLAMIAYFSEKLGWQSSRALSYLSIVITLPTILLGPLAGVFVDRWNRLKVLVFCDLSRAILVSMIPLIILKTTSLYLVYIITFLVFLFGLFFNTARLAIIPNLVARRRLLSANAFINFIGRVATFIGVLVGGLVVDWQIWHKLGIKPAWAAGFYLDGISYLISVLALLFIWTRTSFGERITQSAMNKELIQAQPDSQIITAAQSASKRFLQEITFAVQFVRENLLVFYVFITIIILVLLGAATFILLIPYIQAPTVKMGLGWGTKGVSLVVAAGAVGLVLSSVGYGIIGHRINKYTLLPVSLIIIALIIVILPFINKFLIMTFLAFLLGLLVSPIFIAQDTIIQEIVPSEIRGRIFSGREWILHVSFAICALLIGELSNFLSRKVLLLIISTIAIIFSSLLLTILKRKSNYKISLRS, encoded by the coding sequence ATGTCTGAAGATTTATTGACCAAAGCAGATGGCAATATAGAGGTTTTTTCTGCTTATCGGTCGAGAAACGAATTTCTGTCGGTGCTAAAAATTAAGAATTTTATGGTGTTTAGTCTTTCTCAAGCGGTTTCCCTGTTTGGCGACAAGGTTGATTATATGGCGCTTCTAGCGATGATTGCATACTTTTCAGAAAAACTAGGGTGGCAAAGCTCCCGAGCCCTTTCGTATCTTTCCATTGTCATTACCTTACCGACTATCCTTCTTGGACCGTTAGCTGGTGTATTTGTTGACCGCTGGAATCGACTGAAAGTACTTGTTTTCTGCGATTTAAGCCGGGCAATACTGGTGTCGATGATTCCCTTGATAATTCTAAAAACTACCTCTCTTTACTTGGTCTATATAATCACATTTTTAGTGTTTCTCTTTGGGCTATTTTTTAATACCGCCAGGCTAGCAATAATTCCTAATTTAGTAGCTCGCCGTCGATTACTTTCAGCTAATGCTTTTATTAATTTTATTGGACGAGTCGCTACATTTATAGGGGTTCTGGTCGGTGGTCTAGTCGTAGACTGGCAAATATGGCACAAATTAGGCATTAAACCCGCCTGGGCGGCCGGATTTTACTTAGACGGCATTTCTTATTTAATTTCCGTCCTAGCTTTGTTATTTATCTGGACTAGAACCTCGTTTGGAGAAAGAATAACCCAATCAGCTATGAATAAAGAGTTGATTCAGGCTCAACCTGATTCTCAGATTATTACAGCTGCGCAATCAGCCAGTAAAAGGTTCTTACAAGAAATTACATTTGCTGTCCAATTTGTTCGAGAAAATCTGCTTGTCTTCTATGTATTTATAACGATTATTATCCTCGTACTATTGGGGGCTGCGACATTTATTCTCTTAATTCCCTATATTCAAGCACCTACGGTTAAAATGGGTCTCGGATGGGGTACCAAGGGCGTAAGTCTAGTAGTTGCGGCTGGGGCTGTAGGATTAGTTTTAAGCTCTGTGGGGTATGGAATAATTGGGCATCGCATTAACAAATATACCTTATTGCCAGTAAGTTTAATAATTATTGCGCTTATTATTGTAATTTTGCCGTTTATAAATAAATTTCTAATTATGACCTTTTTGGCTTTTTTATTAGGACTTCTCGTTTCTCCGATCTTTATTGCCCAGGATACTATTATCCAAGAGATTGTGCCTTCAGAAATTCGCGGGCGAATATTCTCGGGTCGAGAGTGGATTTTACACGTCTCATTTGCGATATGTGCCCTCTTGATTGGAGAACTTTCTAATTTTCTTTCCCGCAAGGTGCTCTTACTTATTATTAGCACAATTGCCATAATTTTTAGTAGTTTGCTTTTGACAATTTTAAAAAGAAAATCTAATTACAAAATTAGCTTAAGGAGCTAA
- a CDS encoding secondary thiamine-phosphate synthase enzyme YjbQ: protein MYWVIEVKTTQRIEMVDISDRLFELIKKNKITSGILALFCPHTTCALTINENYDPTVKQDILNALSRHFPHNYHYAHTEGNADAHIKTSIIGSSATLFVEDGKLILGTWQGVFLCEFDGPRTRKVLVKVIPDENI from the coding sequence ATGTATTGGGTAATAGAAGTCAAAACCACCCAAAGAATTGAGATGGTCGATATTTCAGATCGACTTTTTGAATTAATTAAGAAAAACAAAATAACCTCAGGTATTTTGGCGCTCTTCTGTCCTCATACCACCTGTGCACTTACGATTAACGAAAATTACGATCCAACGGTTAAACAGGATATTCTGAACGCACTTTCTAGGCACTTTCCTCACAATTATCATTATGCTCACACCGAAGGTAATGCTGATGCCCATATAAAGACCTCAATCATCGGCAGTTCAGCAACCTTGTTTGTTGAGGATGGCAAACTGATCTTAGGGACTTGGCAGGGTGTTTTTCTTTGTGAATTTGACGGCCCACGCACAAGAAAAGTCCTGGTAAAAGTTATACCAGATGAGAATATCTAA
- a CDS encoding beta-ketoacyl-ACP synthase III has product MKKLKIVGLGAELPKRILTNFDLEKMVDTSDEWITERTGIKERRIADPDVATSDLVVEATKEALKQAGLKPSDLDTIIVGTSTPDTVYPSTACWVEKALGLSGPVAFDVNAGCCGFLYALEIAANLIAGGRAKKVLVAGAEVMSKVVNWEDRRTCVLFGDGAGVCIVVPTDEERGIVTSNWGSDGTLAELLYQPAGGTRMPATKETVEKKLHTVHMVGNEVFKNAVREMENATLQALADAKLSSADIDLFIPHQANYRIIDATIKRTNIPLEKTYLVIHKYGNMSAATIPVALHDAYYEGRIKDNNYILFAAFGAGFTWAAMILKW; this is encoded by the coding sequence GTGAAAAAGTTAAAAATCGTTGGATTAGGCGCAGAGCTTCCCAAGCGTATCCTGACTAATTTTGATTTAGAAAAAATGGTTGACACTAGCGATGAATGGATTACCGAGCGCACCGGAATCAAAGAGCGGCGGATTGCTGATCCGGATGTGGCCACATCTGATTTAGTGGTAGAAGCAACTAAAGAAGCCCTAAAACAGGCCGGTCTTAAGCCCTCAGATCTTGATACAATAATTGTTGGCACCTCAACCCCGGATACTGTTTATCCTTCAACCGCCTGTTGGGTCGAAAAAGCCCTCGGGCTTTCTGGGCCAGTGGCATTTGATGTCAATGCTGGATGTTGCGGCTTTCTTTATGCCCTCGAGATTGCAGCCAATTTAATTGCTGGGGGCCGGGCCAAAAAAGTCCTAGTGGCTGGAGCCGAGGTTATGTCAAAGGTAGTTAACTGGGAAGATCGACGGACTTGTGTCCTTTTTGGCGACGGCGCCGGGGTCTGTATTGTGGTACCTACGGATGAGGAACGGGGAATTGTTACATCCAATTGGGGTTCGGACGGAACATTAGCCGAGCTTCTTTATCAACCGGCTGGCGGCACAAGAATGCCGGCAACTAAAGAAACTGTGGAGAAAAAACTTCATACGGTTCATATGGTTGGTAATGAAGTTTTTAAGAATGCCGTACGCGAAATGGAAAACGCCACACTTCAGGCCTTAGCTGATGCTAAGCTCTCCAGTGCTGATATTGATTTATTTATACCACACCAAGCGAATTATCGGATTATTGATGCGACGATTAAACGCACTAATATTCCATTAGAAAAAACTTATTTAGTAATTCACAAATATGGTAATATGTCTGCAGCAACAATTCCGGTAGCCTTACACGATGCCTATTATGAGGGCCGGATAAAGGATAATAATTATATCCTGTTTGCGGCCTTTGGAGCCGGCTTTACCTGGGCCGCAATGATTTTAAAATGGTAA
- a CDS encoding 2-oxoacid:acceptor oxidoreductase family protein, protein MKEIRFHGRGGQGAVIASEILATALFADGKYVQTFPEFGVERRGAPVQAFLRFDTKPILLRCKVYTPDDIVVLDPMLVRTVNITQGLKPNGWILLNYPDNLNIHKTIEAHPELKNYRIATVDATRIAIKYRLGPKTAPIVNTAILGAFVRLTNYVTLEQIIEGIKEYVPVKIEENIEATKEAYEMVREI, encoded by the coding sequence ATGAAAGAAATTAGATTTCACGGGCGAGGTGGTCAAGGTGCGGTTATCGCCTCAGAGATTTTGGCCACAGCCCTTTTTGCCGATGGAAAATATGTGCAAACCTTTCCTGAGTTTGGCGTAGAACGACGTGGTGCTCCGGTCCAGGCTTTTTTGCGATTTGATACCAAACCAATTTTACTACGATGTAAGGTTTACACCCCGGATGATATTGTGGTGCTTGACCCGATGCTTGTGCGGACCGTAAATATTACCCAAGGGCTCAAACCTAATGGTTGGATTTTATTAAATTATCCAGACAATTTAAATATTCATAAAACAATCGAAGCGCACCCTGAGTTGAAAAATTATCGAATAGCCACGGTCGATGCTACGCGGATTGCTATAAAATATCGACTAGGACCCAAAACTGCACCGATTGTCAATACCGCAATTTTAGGAGCCTTCGTTCGGCTTACTAATTATGTAACTTTAGAACAGATTATCGAGGGAATTAAAGAATATGTTCCAGTAAAGATCGAAGAAAACATTGAAGCTACAAAGGAAGCTTATGAAATGGTTAGAGAAATATAA
- a CDS encoding NAD(P)-binding protein — MKWLEKYKVNYPSLNKEADYPEWAISLTSTLLNRTGSWRTFRPIYENKTPPCNYRCPVHEKIPIYCDYLKRGLIKEAYLTIIENNPFPAITGRVCYHPCEQECNRKDYDESVSIHNIERYIGDWGLSEVSGKDLRGVFLKNSKKPQHKLKIAIVGSGPAGMSAAFYLACYGHDVTIYEKQPKLGGLLRYGIPAYRLPKKVLDNELNKLTSLGIKFQTKTSLGKDFTLTMLKANFDYVVIAYGAHKNRPLGVPGDDAVGIFSGLEFLAQVNSGKKPKLGRRVVIIGGGNTAIDAARVALRLKRKPVILYRRSRNEMPANPQEVSDCEKEGVKIEFLVAPVKVITNKKRKVVGLEVVKMKLGKPDASGRRKPVPIPNSNYIVSCDTIITAIGEQVDLSIIPNELEKTSWGIKTDEHGQTNLETVYAIGDCVTGPKTVTEAIAMGRQAAMSIMNIKEESTWSPYVVKISDLNLNYFNLIPQTKNRELPAAVRKESFKEIHLGFSENDAIKEAERCFSCGICNKCDNCYVFCPDLSVLKDNDNYKFDYDFCKGCGVCAYECPRKAITIVEDSQIIEENDKE, encoded by the coding sequence ATGAAATGGTTAGAGAAATATAAAGTTAACTATCCCAGCTTAAATAAAGAGGCCGATTATCCTGAATGGGCGATTTCCCTTACCAGCACCTTACTTAATCGCACCGGTTCCTGGCGGACTTTTCGGCCAATTTATGAAAATAAAACCCCACCCTGCAATTATCGCTGTCCGGTACATGAAAAAATTCCCATATATTGCGATTACCTAAAACGCGGCTTAATAAAGGAAGCTTATCTGACGATTATTGAAAACAATCCGTTTCCAGCAATTACAGGCCGGGTTTGCTATCACCCATGCGAACAAGAATGTAATCGCAAAGACTATGATGAGAGCGTATCAATTCATAATATTGAGCGCTATATCGGCGATTGGGGACTCAGTGAAGTCTCGGGTAAAGATTTACGGGGTGTATTCTTAAAAAATTCTAAAAAACCCCAACATAAATTAAAGATCGCCATTGTTGGATCGGGTCCAGCCGGAATGAGTGCCGCATTTTATCTGGCGTGTTACGGTCATGATGTGACAATTTACGAAAAACAACCGAAATTAGGTGGACTACTTCGTTATGGTATTCCCGCTTATCGTTTGCCCAAAAAGGTATTAGATAACGAATTAAATAAATTGACATCGCTCGGAATTAAGTTCCAGACAAAAACGAGTCTCGGTAAAGATTTTACTTTGACAATGCTTAAAGCAAATTTTGATTACGTAGTAATAGCATACGGTGCCCATAAAAATCGACCATTAGGTGTTCCCGGCGATGATGCCGTGGGCATTTTTTCGGGTCTAGAATTTTTAGCCCAAGTAAATAGCGGCAAAAAACCCAAATTAGGCCGAAGGGTTGTAATAATTGGCGGTGGCAATACCGCAATTGATGCAGCACGGGTAGCCTTAAGACTAAAGCGAAAGCCTGTTATTTTATATCGACGCAGTCGTAACGAAATGCCCGCTAATCCCCAAGAAGTAAGTGATTGCGAAAAAGAAGGAGTAAAAATTGAATTCCTCGTAGCACCGGTGAAAGTGATTACTAATAAGAAAAGAAAAGTTGTTGGTCTTGAAGTTGTTAAAATGAAATTGGGGAAGCCGGATGCTTCAGGGAGAAGAAAACCAGTGCCAATTCCTAATTCTAATTATATTGTAAGTTGTGATACAATAATTACGGCAATTGGCGAACAGGTTGACCTAAGTATTATTCCTAATGAACTTGAAAAAACTTCATGGGGAATTAAAACCGATGAGCACGGACAAACCAACTTAGAAACCGTCTATGCCATTGGTGATTGCGTGACTGGGCCAAAAACAGTTACCGAAGCGATCGCGATGGGACGTCAAGCAGCAATGAGTATTATGAATATAAAAGAAGAATCTACATGGAGCCCATATGTGGTAAAAATTTCAGACCTTAATCTAAACTATTTTAACCTAATACCTCAAACAAAAAATCGGGAACTACCAGCGGCTGTAAGAAAAGAAAGTTTTAAAGAAATTCATTTGGGATTTTCAGAGAATGATGCAATTAAGGAAGCCGAGCGGTGTTTTTCTTGTGGTATATGCAATAAATGTGATAATTGCTATGTCTTTTGCCCGGATCTTTCGGTGCTTAAGGATAATGATAACTATAAGTTTGATTACGATTTCTGTAAAGGCTGCGGGGTTTGCGCCTACGAGTGCCCTCGCAAAGCGATAACCATAGTTGAAGATAGTCAAATAATCGAAGAAAACGATAAGGAGTAA
- the porA gene encoding pyruvate ferredoxin oxidoreductase encodes MKKVVTGNHAVSFGVKLARAQVIAAYPITPQTQVVELLSEFCASGKLNAKFIKVESEHSAMAACISASASGARAFTATSAHGLALMHEMLHWAVGARTPVVMANINRAMGPGWSVWTDQNDSLSQRDVGWIQIYCESNQEVLDTTIQAFKIAERVLLPVMLVLDAFVLSHTSEPVDIPEQELVDEFLPPYNLKTKLDINNPRAYGGLTNPDHYYELRYKIQKAHNEALVVIKEVCDEYQRYFGRQYGLVEAYRCEDAKVILVTSGTITSTARLVIDEMREEGRKVGLLKYRVFRPTPRELLRDILYRAQKICVIDRNLSFGHGGIFAQEIKSVLYGLPAAPPVYSFVIGLGGRDVTPKDIREMIEYTYKEEIPTESIIYRGVRL; translated from the coding sequence GTGAAAAAAGTCGTTACTGGAAATCATGCAGTTAGTTTCGGAGTAAAATTAGCCAGAGCCCAAGTAATTGCGGCGTATCCAATTACACCCCAGACCCAGGTCGTTGAACTTCTATCAGAATTTTGCGCGAGTGGCAAACTTAATGCCAAATTTATTAAAGTCGAATCCGAACATTCAGCAATGGCTGCATGTATATCAGCATCGGCTAGCGGAGCTCGAGCTTTTACTGCAACCTCGGCTCACGGACTAGCTTTAATGCACGAAATGCTACACTGGGCCGTTGGTGCTCGAACCCCAGTTGTGATGGCTAACATTAATCGGGCCATGGGCCCTGGCTGGTCAGTATGGACAGATCAAAATGATTCCTTATCGCAGCGCGATGTTGGTTGGATTCAGATTTATTGCGAGTCTAATCAAGAGGTTTTAGATACCACGATTCAAGCATTTAAGATTGCCGAACGGGTATTATTGCCGGTAATGTTGGTTCTCGATGCGTTTGTCTTGTCTCATACATCTGAACCAGTCGATATTCCGGAGCAAGAACTTGTCGATGAATTTTTACCGCCATATAATTTAAAAACAAAATTAGATATTAACAACCCTCGAGCTTATGGTGGACTTACCAACCCGGATCATTATTACGAACTTAGATATAAAATTCAAAAAGCCCATAACGAAGCTTTGGTGGTGATAAAAGAAGTCTGCGACGAGTATCAGAGATACTTTGGCCGTCAATATGGTTTAGTAGAAGCATATCGTTGTGAGGATGCTAAAGTGATTCTTGTGACTTCCGGAACAATTACTTCCACAGCCCGATTAGTAATTGATGAGATGCGGGAAGAAGGACGAAAAGTTGGATTATTAAAATATCGCGTTTTTCGACCAACCCCTCGAGAACTTTTACGCGACATTCTTTATCGAGCCCAGAAAATTTGTGTGATTGACCGTAATCTCTCTTTCGGTCATGGGGGGATTTTCGCTCAAGAGATAAAATCTGTGTTGTATGGGCTACCGGCCGCACCACCGGTTTATTCATTTGTTATTGGCTTGGGTGGGCGAGATGTTACCCCAAAAGACATACGAGAAATGATTGAATACACTTATAAAGAAGAAATACCGACTGAATCTATAATCTATCGAGGAGTTAGATTATGA
- a CDS encoding 3-methyl-2-oxobutanoate dehydrogenase subunit beta — translation MTTKTQIKNFVIPEKEYMYPGHVACPGCGGVLAMRLALKALGNKTIVVIPACCWTIIDGPFPMHSLHVPVYHTAFETAAIAAAGIKTALEIQGQKDITVLAWAGDGGTLDIGIQALSGAAERNDDIIYACYDNEAYMNTGIQRSSATPKGAWTTTTPVGNPKGEPKKNIAEIMIAHRVPYVATATLAYPEDLVNKFRKAQQIKGTKFIHIFAPCPTGWKMAPELMITICRLAVLTNVFPLYECENGIKYTINVVPSKPLPVAEYLKLQGRFSHLQESDIEQIQKMVDFEFNFLLKKAQLLV, via the coding sequence ATGACAACAAAGACGCAGATTAAAAATTTTGTAATTCCTGAAAAGGAATACATGTATCCCGGCCATGTTGCCTGCCCAGGTTGCGGTGGGGTTTTGGCGATGCGGTTGGCACTTAAAGCGTTAGGCAACAAGACTATTGTAGTAATTCCGGCTTGCTGCTGGACGATTATTGATGGGCCATTTCCGATGCATTCCCTTCATGTCCCAGTGTATCACACTGCATTTGAAACAGCAGCGATTGCAGCGGCGGGAATAAAAACGGCGTTAGAAATTCAAGGCCAAAAAGACATAACTGTTTTGGCATGGGCTGGGGATGGTGGCACACTTGACATTGGTATTCAGGCCCTATCAGGCGCGGCCGAAAGAAATGATGATATTATTTATGCCTGTTATGATAACGAAGCATACATGAACACTGGAATTCAAAGATCTTCAGCAACACCTAAAGGTGCGTGGACTACTACAACACCGGTAGGTAATCCTAAGGGTGAACCCAAAAAAAATATCGCTGAGATTATGATTGCACATCGCGTTCCTTATGTAGCTACTGCAACATTAGCTTATCCGGAAGATTTGGTTAATAAATTTCGGAAAGCCCAACAAATAAAAGGCACAAAATTTATACATATTTTTGCTCCGTGTCCAACCGGTTGGAAAATGGCTCCAGAATTGATGATTACAATATGTCGTCTTGCGGTACTAACGAATGTATTTCCGTTATACGAATGTGAAAACGGAATTAAATATACAATAAATGTAGTGCCTTCAAAACCTTTGCCGGTAGCAGAATATTTGAAACTCCAAGGACGATTTAGTCATCTTCAGGAAAGCGACATTGAACAAATCCAGAAAATGGTTGATTTTGAATTTAATTTTTTATTAAAAAAAGCTCAACTTTTAGTATAA
- a CDS encoding sugar transferase → MKNQHSLIEFGVLFVLCTGCIYIFNLGLSKDILIIAGIIWGIIVFWSYIFGEYSSFLRPHFGINLKTQKIFLFTVLTILILRSATKKFAMVHNYFEAFGVLWIYMNFAAPFLRIFLQKYIPKPIIFVTSNSVPPFHLFWKSARKLTFEKFLELLVNSCFEDLNKNYFVVVESKHLNEQIKGIDARKKGLYKLVIIKNKSFINYLFDTHIKNIEPAPMESSEYRLKRIIDYTLAIIGLLLLLPVFLVISLCIKLESPGGVFYRHKRLGIHMRTFNLYKFRTMYVDADKILNDLLQNNPRFRKEFETTFKLRKDPRVTRIGRILRKLSLDELPQLINVLKGEISLVGPRPIVKEEIPYYQKISLDLFTVLPGLSGLWQISGRSDTSYNERVRLDTEYAKTWSLWSDLKIMFKTLPIIISGRGAY, encoded by the coding sequence ATGAAAAACCAGCACAGCCTAATTGAATTTGGCGTTCTATTTGTTCTTTGTACAGGCTGCATATATATTTTTAATTTAGGATTGTCAAAAGACATATTGATTATTGCGGGAATTATTTGGGGAATAATTGTTTTTTGGAGTTATATTTTTGGAGAATATTCTAGTTTTTTAAGGCCACATTTCGGAATCAATTTAAAGACGCAAAAAATTTTTTTGTTTACTGTGCTTACAATTCTTATTCTACGTAGTGCTACGAAGAAGTTCGCTATGGTTCACAATTATTTTGAAGCTTTCGGTGTGCTATGGATCTACATGAATTTCGCAGCTCCCTTTTTACGAATCTTTTTACAAAAGTATATACCGAAACCAATAATTTTTGTAACTAGTAATAGTGTCCCACCGTTTCACCTGTTCTGGAAAAGTGCCAGAAAATTGACATTTGAAAAGTTTTTAGAACTTTTAGTAAATTCCTGTTTTGAGGACTTAAATAAAAATTATTTTGTAGTTGTCGAGAGTAAGCACTTAAACGAACAAATTAAAGGTATCGATGCTCGAAAAAAGGGATTGTATAAACTTGTTATTATTAAAAATAAAAGTTTCATTAATTATCTTTTCGACACGCACATAAAAAACATAGAACCTGCGCCAATGGAGTCTTCTGAATATCGATTAAAGAGAATTATCGACTATACTTTGGCGATAATCGGATTATTGCTACTTTTACCCGTGTTTTTAGTTATAAGCCTGTGCATAAAATTAGAGAGTCCTGGAGGTGTCTTTTATCGTCACAAACGGTTGGGCATACATATGCGCACATTTAATCTTTATAAATTTCGAACAATGTATGTAGATGCAGATAAAATACTAAATGATCTTTTGCAAAACAATCCACGTTTTCGTAAGGAATTTGAAACCACCTTTAAGTTGCGCAAAGATCCTCGAGTAACAAGAATCGGAAGAATTTTGCGTAAATTAAGTCTTGACGAACTACCCCAACTAATAAACGTTTTAAAGGGGGAAATAAGTTTAGTAGGACCTCGCCCAATTGTTAAAGAAGAGATCCCATATTATCAAAAAATTTCCCTTGATTTGTTTACGGTTTTACCGGGTCTTTCAGGGTTATGGCAAATTTCAGGAAGATCCGACACGAGTTATAATGAACGTGTAAGACTCGACACCGAATACGCAAAAACATGGTCACTTTGGAGCGACTTAAAAATCATGTTTAAAACCCTACCTATTATTATTTCCGGCCGGGGTGCTTATTAA
- a CDS encoding MBL fold metallo-hydrolase has product MRAITAGDKNKPDTNFIVFLGTGGARFVVSKQLRATGGIWFSLNHTNFIVDPGPGALVLAINSKHNLKPETLDAILISHKHIDHSNDVNVMIEAMTCGGIKKRGVLLCPQEVVEGEDRVVLPYLKNYLQEIVILKEGMVHQINQIEVFTPIRHKHPGEVYGFLFGFFLNENNKIKIAYIADTKYFDQLTTLYKADVMIFNVIKLERSDLEHLSVEDVKMIIKKAMPKLAILTHFGMTLLKAKPHKIAESLSGELEIKVVAAYDGMKINLDI; this is encoded by the coding sequence ATGAGAGCGATAACAGCAGGCGATAAAAACAAGCCAGACACGAATTTTATAGTTTTTTTGGGCACGGGAGGCGCTAGATTCGTTGTATCAAAACAATTAAGAGCAACAGGTGGAATTTGGTTTTCATTAAATCATACTAATTTTATCGTTGATCCCGGACCAGGAGCTTTAGTACTGGCAATTAATTCTAAGCACAACCTGAAACCAGAAACATTGGATGCGATTTTAATATCCCACAAGCATATCGATCACTCTAATGACGTTAACGTTATGATAGAAGCCATGACGTGTGGAGGCATAAAAAAGCGAGGTGTTCTTTTGTGCCCTCAAGAAGTTGTTGAAGGAGAGGATCGAGTTGTTTTACCATACTTGAAAAATTATTTGCAAGAAATTGTTATTCTTAAAGAAGGCATGGTGCACCAGATTAATCAAATTGAAGTCTTTACCCCAATTAGGCACAAACATCCCGGTGAAGTATACGGTTTTTTGTTCGGGTTTTTTCTTAATGAAAACAATAAAATAAAAATAGCTTATATTGCAGATACAAAATATTTCGATCAACTTACTACCTTGTATAAAGCAGACGTTATGATTTTTAACGTTATTAAACTAGAAAGGTCTGATTTAGAGCATCTTTCTGTTGAAGATGTTAAGATGATTATAAAAAAAGCAATGCCCAAATTGGCAATTTTAACCCATTTTGGTATGACATTGTTGAAAGCCAAGCCTCACAAGATTGCAGAGTCTTTAAGTGGTGAATTAGAAATTAAAGTCGTTGCCGCCTATGATGGCATGAAAATAAATCTTGATATTTAA